One Candidatus Brocadiia bacterium DNA window includes the following coding sequences:
- a CDS encoding acyl-CoA dehydratase activase: MKYYLGLDIGSVAVKVVLVDSAKPTELVLSYYRRSHGQPFKMVYAVLKEVFKQYKSEDMEFIAVTGTGGKTFSVLTGAHFINEISAQATATGTLYPNVKSIIEIGGEDSKFIRINKTRIIDFATNSICAAGTGSFLDQQASRLGVAIENFGDEALKSQRPPSIAGRCSVFAKTDMIHLQQVGTPLHDIMAGLCHAMARNFKSNIVKSVRMDKPISLQGGVAANKGIVKAFTDVLDLSEGDLVIPRNFALMGSIGAVLVAVTYKAKTDATQVQSKLEQYIKDGKLDVKKLPPLKGDDYVINVQANTYYKAAGQKIDAYVGVDVGSISTNVVVIDKNKSVLARRYIMTAGKPIEAVRQGLWEVGQEIADYVVIKGAGSTGSGRYLTGEFFGADVIKNEITSHARGASSTDINVDTIIEIGGQDSKYIRLNKGVIIDFTMNKVCAAGTGSFLEEQSEKLGVKIDQEFGNNALSAKQPCALGERCTVFMESQLNYYKQQGVAKDNLIGGLSYSIVENYLNKVVENRKIGNHIFFQGGVAFNRGVKAAYEAVLGKKVIVPPHHDILGAVGVAILAIEETKSATKFKGFDLRNRKYKATSFECVDCANNCEIHQVAFESVSGEAGKTLAYGSRCGKFDDAETKKKRASLKIPQLFKERERMFLSIGKPDTEAKGNIKVGIPRVSVFFDLYPFWSSFFRTLGCEVILSSETSRSIIKKGTENVLAEPCFPIKTAHGHILDLLEKGKVDYVFLPMQINMAPLNSDFERSYNCPYVQGLPYTSASSIDYAKYKAKLLRPVFHMDRGSDEIAKTLKKMALKIGIKNKTLISKAVETAFETQKKFHQWQDQRGKEILDGLKPNEKALVILTRSYNAYDPGLNLGLPEKIRQLGMQAIPIDFLPLANLGKEIGADYPYMYWRSGQKILAAARLVARDPRLFGVYLTNFSCGPDSYVLKFFDKEMAGKPYLILEIDEHTADVGMLTRCEAFLDTIRGASNMAQPEPVSATPFLSSFAEQNGRTIYIPYMDDHGFIIAAAMRACGVKAQGLPASDDESLTIGRKYTTGKECYPSIITTGDIIKKTRAADFQPGKSAFFMPSANGPCRFGQYNKLHRMVLDEIGLNDVPLVLFDQTSNYHNDMAAIGSTKFKKAVWQGMILVDLLQKIARETRPYEINKGETNKIYQESLDKVVNSIEKWQSIETLAKELADRFSAIKVDRSRPKPKIGVIGEIYVRSNPFTNNYVIKQLESYGAEVTLPPFEEWLDYIDYLRHDDYKREGEFVNLIRQKLTQFFQERYANNIRKHFSGRIKNFYLESSTDEVIEYGRPYINPALLGEAILSMGRAVEYVHAGYNGILNVIPFGCMPGTVVDALLKQFKSNHDNIPVLTLTVDGSKHPGEEMRLDAFVAQTRENMK; encoded by the coding sequence ATGAAATATTATTTAGGTCTTGATATTGGTTCTGTTGCGGTCAAAGTTGTACTAGTTGATTCTGCCAAACCGACAGAGCTGGTGCTTTCTTATTATCGCAGGTCGCATGGTCAACCGTTCAAAATGGTTTATGCTGTTCTTAAAGAGGTATTTAAACAATATAAATCCGAAGACATGGAATTTATCGCGGTAACGGGAACGGGAGGAAAAACCTTCTCGGTATTGACCGGAGCGCATTTTATTAATGAAATTTCTGCGCAAGCAACGGCTACAGGTACTCTTTATCCGAATGTCAAGAGCATTATTGAAATTGGTGGTGAGGACTCAAAATTTATTCGGATAAACAAAACCCGTATTATAGATTTTGCAACCAATTCCATCTGCGCGGCTGGTACCGGATCGTTTTTAGACCAGCAAGCGTCGCGGTTGGGTGTAGCCATAGAGAATTTTGGTGATGAGGCTCTTAAATCGCAGCGTCCGCCCAGTATTGCTGGTCGGTGTAGCGTTTTTGCCAAAACTGACATGATTCACCTGCAACAGGTTGGTACTCCTTTGCACGATATCATGGCTGGGCTTTGTCATGCTATGGCTCGCAACTTTAAGAGTAATATTGTTAAGAGCGTTCGAATGGATAAGCCCATAAGCCTGCAGGGTGGCGTGGCGGCTAACAAAGGTATTGTTAAGGCGTTTACCGATGTTCTCGATCTATCCGAGGGAGATCTGGTCATACCCCGTAATTTCGCTTTGATGGGATCTATCGGCGCGGTTCTGGTCGCAGTGACTTATAAGGCCAAGACTGATGCGACGCAGGTCCAGTCCAAGCTTGAACAATACATCAAAGATGGCAAGCTGGATGTTAAAAAACTACCTCCGCTCAAAGGAGATGATTACGTCATTAATGTCCAAGCGAACACTTATTACAAGGCTGCTGGTCAGAAAATAGATGCTTACGTCGGTGTCGACGTGGGTTCCATCAGCACCAACGTAGTAGTCATAGATAAGAACAAAAGTGTTCTGGCTCGAAGATATATAATGACCGCTGGCAAGCCAATCGAAGCCGTGCGTCAGGGCTTATGGGAAGTCGGACAGGAAATAGCTGATTATGTCGTAATCAAGGGTGCCGGTTCTACCGGCTCCGGGCGTTACCTGACTGGCGAGTTCTTTGGCGCCGATGTTATAAAAAACGAAATTACCAGCCATGCCCGTGGTGCATCATCCACGGATATCAACGTTGATACAATTATCGAAATAGGCGGTCAGGATTCCAAATACATCCGTCTTAACAAGGGCGTGATAATTGATTTTACCATGAATAAGGTCTGCGCGGCCGGAACAGGCTCGTTTCTGGAGGAACAGTCCGAGAAACTGGGTGTAAAAATTGACCAGGAATTCGGCAATAATGCGCTTTCGGCCAAGCAGCCCTGCGCCCTGGGCGAACGTTGTACGGTTTTTATGGAATCACAGCTCAATTACTACAAACAGCAGGGCGTGGCTAAGGATAATCTCATCGGCGGGCTTTCTTATTCCATCGTTGAAAATTATCTCAACAAAGTAGTAGAAAACCGTAAAATAGGCAACCATATTTTCTTTCAGGGCGGTGTGGCGTTTAACAGGGGAGTAAAGGCGGCCTATGAAGCGGTTCTGGGAAAAAAGGTTATTGTTCCGCCGCACCACGATATTCTCGGCGCGGTTGGTGTGGCCATACTGGCTATAGAGGAAACTAAGAGTGCTACTAAGTTTAAAGGTTTTGATCTTAGGAACCGGAAATATAAGGCCACCTCGTTTGAGTGCGTGGATTGTGCCAATAACTGCGAAATACACCAGGTAGCTTTTGAGTCCGTATCCGGCGAAGCCGGAAAAACACTGGCTTACGGTTCGCGCTGCGGAAAATTCGATGATGCCGAGACCAAGAAGAAAAGAGCATCGCTTAAGATACCGCAATTATTTAAAGAACGGGAACGGATGTTCCTGAGTATCGGTAAACCTGATACTGAAGCCAAAGGCAACATTAAGGTTGGTATTCCGCGTGTCTCTGTTTTCTTTGATCTCTATCCGTTCTGGAGCAGTTTCTTCAGGACTTTAGGTTGCGAAGTGATTTTATCCAGCGAGACCAGCCGCTCGATTATCAAGAAGGGCACCGAAAACGTGTTGGCCGAGCCGTGTTTCCCGATTAAAACCGCGCACGGCCATATCTTAGACCTCTTGGAAAAGGGTAAAGTGGATTATGTCTTTTTGCCTATGCAGATAAATATGGCGCCGTTGAACAGTGACTTTGAGCGTTCTTACAACTGCCCATACGTTCAGGGACTGCCTTATACGTCTGCCAGTTCTATTGATTACGCCAAATACAAGGCGAAACTGCTCAGGCCGGTGTTCCATATGGACCGTGGTAGTGATGAAATAGCCAAAACACTCAAGAAGATGGCGTTGAAAATCGGGATAAAAAACAAAACTCTTATTAGCAAAGCCGTGGAAACGGCGTTTGAGACTCAGAAGAAATTCCACCAGTGGCAGGATCAGCGGGGTAAGGAGATTCTCGACGGTCTTAAGCCTAATGAGAAAGCTCTGGTGATACTGACCCGTTCATATAACGCTTATGATCCCGGGCTGAATCTTGGTCTTCCGGAAAAGATCAGACAGCTGGGCATGCAGGCGATACCGATAGATTTTTTGCCGCTGGCTAATTTAGGCAAGGAAATCGGAGCTGATTATCCGTATATGTACTGGCGCTCCGGACAAAAGATACTGGCCGCGGCCCGGCTGGTAGCCCGCGACCCCAGACTTTTCGGCGTCTACCTGACCAATTTCAGTTGCGGGCCGGATTCGTACGTCCTCAAGTTCTTTGACAAGGAAATGGCCGGCAAGCCTTATCTGATACTGGAAATAGATGAACACACCGCTGATGTAGGTATGCTTACCCGGTGCGAGGCTTTTCTGGATACTATTAGGGGTGCGTCCAATATGGCCCAGCCGGAACCGGTTTCGGCTACGCCGTTCTTGTCCTCGTTTGCCGAGCAGAACGGGCGGACCATTTACATCCCTTATATGGATGACCATGGGTTTATTATTGCCGCGGCTATGCGCGCCTGCGGCGTAAAAGCCCAAGGCCTGCCGGCTTCGGATGATGAAAGCCTGACTATTGGCCGCAAGTATACCACCGGTAAGGAGTGTTACCCGAGCATCATCACCACTGGCGATATTATAAAGAAAACCAGGGCCGCAGATTTTCAGCCTGGAAAGAGCGCATTTTTTATGCCTTCGGCTAACGGTCCTTGCCGGTTCGGACAGTATAACAAGCTACACCGGATGGTGCTTGACGAAATAGGGCTCAATGACGTGCCGTTGGTTCTTTTTGATCAGACCAGCAACTACCATAACGATATGGCCGCCATCGGTTCGACTAAGTTTAAAAAAGCCGTTTGGCAGGGTATGATATTGGTTGACTTGTTACAGAAGATAGCCCGCGAGACCCGTCCCTACGAAATTAACAAAGGCGAAACAAATAAAATTTACCAGGAATCGTTGGATAAAGTAGTAAACTCTATAGAGAAATGGCAGAGCATAGAAACTCTGGCCAAGGAGTTGGCCGATCGGTTCAGTGCCATCAAGGTTGACCGTTCCAGGCCCAAGCCAAAAATAGGCGTAATCGGCGAAATATACGTCCGGAGCAACCCTTTCACCAACAACTATGTAATTAAGCAGCTGGAAAGCTACGGTGCTGAAGTGACGCTTCCACCCTTCGAGGAATGGCTGGATTACATCGACTACCTGCGCCATGATGATTACAAGCGCGAAGGTGAATTTGTCAACCTGATACGCCAGAAACTGACCCAGTTTTTCCAGGAACGATATGCCAACAATATCCGCAAGCACTTTTCAGGCCGGATAAAGAATTTCTACCTTGAATCATCCACCGATGAGGTTATAGAATACGGCCGGCCGTATATCAACCCGGCGCTTTTAGGTGAGGCTATCCTGAGCATGGGCCGGGCCGTTGAGTATGTTCACGCCGGTTACAACGGCATTCTTAACGTCATACCATTCGGTTGTATGCCTGGCACAGTGGTGGATGCATTGCTTAAACAATTCAAATCAAACCACGATAATATCCCGGTCCTGACCCTGACTGTGGACGGTTCTAAACACCCGGGTGAAGAGATGCGTCTTGATGCATTCGTGGCGCAGACGCGGGAGAATATGAAATGA
- a CDS encoding arginine deiminase family protein, giving the protein MTMQIYNSYAPLKKVLMHRPGEEIKTITNLNAQFFGFESAVNLDKFQSQYEQFLKALRSFKVEPVLIGEILKDDKNAQAYIAKRPNVMYTRDLSMMIGKGLVLMSMQAKGRKWDTWLVRRVAEKLHILVLGEIAPDGILEGGGVEFITDRTLAAGFCDRANDVAFAKMRQFVLGKQVDELVVVMMPEGIVHIDGLFLPVDNDVVIANKEYLNNYPCVVYGKNKKPRYTWFIDYLEANDFDIIAISYEEGMKGAANYIQVGPRKLVGYEGNDRVEKEVRKRGGQVVTFPGSELIKGKGGPHCMTCPLDRAK; this is encoded by the coding sequence ATGACGATGCAAATATACAACAGCTACGCGCCGCTCAAGAAAGTCCTGATGCATCGGCCGGGAGAGGAAATCAAAACCATTACCAACCTTAATGCCCAGTTTTTTGGATTTGAGTCAGCCGTCAATCTGGACAAATTCCAGTCCCAATACGAACAGTTTCTCAAGGCATTAAGAAGTTTTAAAGTTGAACCTGTATTGATTGGCGAGATACTTAAGGATGACAAGAATGCCCAGGCATACATCGCCAAGCGGCCCAATGTGATGTATACCCGCGATCTGTCAATGATGATAGGCAAAGGTCTGGTTTTGATGTCTATGCAGGCCAAGGGCCGGAAATGGGATACCTGGCTGGTCCGGCGGGTGGCGGAGAAATTACATATTCTGGTGCTGGGTGAGATTGCACCGGACGGCATCCTCGAAGGTGGTGGGGTGGAGTTCATAACCGACCGGACACTGGCCGCCGGGTTCTGCGACCGGGCCAATGACGTTGCTTTTGCCAAGATGCGCCAGTTTGTACTAGGGAAGCAAGTAGATGAACTTGTCGTAGTCATGATGCCTGAAGGCATTGTCCATATCGATGGCCTGTTCCTGCCTGTGGATAATGACGTGGTCATTGCCAATAAGGAATATCTGAACAATTACCCCTGCGTAGTTTACGGCAAGAACAAGAAGCCCAGATACACCTGGTTTATAGATTATCTGGAAGCCAATGATTTTGATATTATCGCCATCAGTTACGAGGAAGGTATGAAAGGGGCGGCGAATTACATACAGGTCGGCCCGCGCAAGCTGGTCGGTTACGAAGGCAATGACCGTGTGGAAAAAGAGGTGCGTAAGCGCGGCGGCCAGGTAGTGACTTTCCCCGGTTCTGAGCTGATAAAGGGTAAGGGTGGCCCGCACTGCATGACCTGCCCGCTAGACCGGGCTAAATAG
- a CDS encoding TolC family protein: MLYNTKSLTIACLAGCLALAGCMSGHDRARSYYSPAIYDELNAKDAGNKTEPTLMAESEPQRAEAILKKAQWDLRDCVELAINNEERLKIQGEAYYQTKWLYYQALASWLPSMSLESSNTNYDASATGFTDKQEYYFKVRQPIFNSGREIIGLANSEQLSALRKYELKQARDVLILAVSDAFYQVIALKNELSVLKTLNDYTQNHFDMVKARAEAQIASRKDSLLAEATLFDIKARLARTTNLLDNARLNLQLLVGATLPAELLDNVTVSEVTGNNQEAIITALANRTDVKVAEQQIKLAEAEVCLAKGGYLPQINLDWTKYLHTESSSLAGLDWTLLLSASIPLDNGGKYAKVKETKSKLRQAELTKDKLLKSLRNDVEKAYRDLQAIELDIQAREKGVAAAKETADIVIEEYKIGSATNVEVLFINNSFEQARMALDKSRIDRKLAYLRLKFALGLLAKEFQK, translated from the coding sequence ATGCTGTATAACACTAAATCACTGACAATCGCCTGTCTGGCCGGCTGCCTGGCACTGGCCGGCTGCATGTCGGGCCATGACAGGGCGCGAAGCTATTATTCTCCGGCCATTTATGACGAACTCAATGCCAAGGACGCCGGGAACAAGACCGAGCCAACTCTTATGGCTGAAAGCGAGCCGCAGCGGGCTGAGGCCATCCTTAAAAAGGCCCAATGGGACCTGCGCGATTGCGTAGAACTGGCCATAAATAACGAAGAACGGCTGAAAATCCAGGGCGAGGCCTATTACCAGACCAAGTGGCTCTATTACCAGGCGCTGGCCAGCTGGCTGCCCTCGATGAGCCTGGAATCGTCCAATACTAATTATGACGCCAGCGCGACTGGTTTTACCGACAAGCAGGAATACTACTTCAAAGTCCGCCAGCCGATTTTTAACTCCGGCCGTGAAATCATCGGCCTGGCTAATTCCGAACAGCTCAGCGCGCTCAGGAAATACGAGCTGAAACAGGCTCGCGATGTTCTGATTCTGGCCGTGTCAGACGCCTTCTACCAGGTAATAGCCCTGAAAAACGAACTGTCGGTGCTTAAGACATTAAACGATTACACCCAGAACCATTTTGACATGGTCAAGGCGCGGGCCGAGGCGCAGATAGCCAGCCGCAAGGACTCACTTTTAGCCGAGGCGACGCTTTTCGACATCAAGGCCCGCCTGGCCCGAACCACCAACCTTCTGGACAATGCCCGCCTTAACCTGCAACTGCTGGTAGGCGCTACCCTGCCCGCGGAACTTCTGGACAATGTCACCGTATCCGAGGTAACCGGGAATAATCAGGAAGCAATTATCACCGCGCTGGCCAATCGAACCGACGTTAAAGTAGCCGAACAACAGATTAAGCTGGCCGAAGCCGAGGTTTGCCTGGCCAAGGGCGGTTACCTGCCCCAGATAAACCTGGACTGGACCAAGTACCTGCATACCGAAAGCTCGTCGCTGGCCGGGCTGGATTGGACGCTGTTGCTGTCAGCCTCAATACCGCTGGACAACGGCGGTAAATACGCCAAGGTTAAAGAAACAAAATCTAAACTGCGCCAAGCCGAGCTGACCAAAGATAAACTCTTAAAAAGCCTGCGCAACGATGTCGAAAAGGCCTACCGCGATTTGCAGGCAATTGAGCTGGATATCCAGGCGCGGGAAAAGGGCGTAGCCGCGGCCAAAGAAACGGCCGATATCGTCATCGAAGAATATAAAATCGGCTCGGCCACCAATGTCGAGGTGCTTTTTATCAATAACTCTTTCGAGCAAGCCCGGATGGCGCTGGATAAATCCCGGATAGACCGCAAGCTGGCCTACCTGAGATTGAAGTTCGCACTGGGGCTGCTGGCCAAGGAGTTCCAAAAATAA
- a CDS encoding efflux RND transporter periplasmic adaptor subunit, whose amino-acid sequence MMNTKFLSIISFCALCILLMAGCGKKAPPKTNTAQLAKVTVGQPRMEKMERIITAIGTLDPEDQTQAAAEVSGLVQEIKFEEGQEITQGAVLVVLNPTNFQLNLNNSQALLERAQANLIQAESNYERKKSLYDKKFVTEQEIQELITAFSKAKSELTSAEAVYKIAEKSLADSVIKAPVDSNDGNYSWEIQKKMVSIGEYVNPGKPIAELVNRTTMKLRFTVPEQDAGYLALDKPVEFIVPALPGKVFEAKISYLSPKAVEGSRAVIVKAQFNNAERILRPGYSADVRLVAEIKEKTLVIPRRSLRYDVNNPYVLVVNNGVLSKKTVTLGVEKEDYVEIVVGINPTDLIVIRSSSFLDDGAKVEIVEDDSKSAPANGKK is encoded by the coding sequence ATGATGAATACTAAATTTTTGAGTATTATTTCATTCTGCGCATTATGCATTCTGCTTATGGCTGGGTGCGGTAAGAAAGCGCCGCCCAAAACCAACACCGCCCAGCTGGCCAAGGTAACCGTCGGCCAACCCCGGATGGAAAAGATGGAACGAATAATAACCGCCATCGGCACGCTCGACCCGGAAGACCAGACTCAGGCGGCAGCCGAGGTATCCGGACTGGTCCAGGAAATTAAGTTCGAGGAAGGACAGGAAATAACACAGGGCGCCGTCCTGGTGGTGCTGAATCCGACTAACTTCCAGTTAAACCTCAATAATTCGCAGGCCCTGCTGGAGCGGGCCCAAGCCAACCTGATCCAAGCCGAATCGAATTATGAACGCAAGAAAAGCCTTTACGACAAGAAATTCGTGACCGAACAGGAAATCCAAGAGTTGATTACGGCGTTCAGCAAGGCCAAGTCCGAATTGACCAGCGCTGAAGCCGTCTATAAAATAGCCGAAAAATCACTGGCCGATTCGGTCATCAAAGCGCCGGTGGATAGCAACGACGGCAATTACTCCTGGGAAATCCAAAAAAAGATGGTCTCCATCGGCGAATATGTCAATCCCGGCAAGCCGATTGCCGAACTGGTCAACCGGACAACCATGAAACTGCGTTTTACCGTGCCGGAACAGGATGCCGGCTACCTGGCTCTGGATAAACCGGTTGAATTTATCGTGCCGGCCCTGCCCGGCAAGGTATTCGAAGCTAAAATCTCTTACCTCAGCCCCAAAGCCGTGGAAGGCAGCCGAGCCGTCATCGTCAAGGCGCAATTCAACAATGCCGAACGCATCCTCAGGCCGGGATATTCGGCCGATGTCAGGCTGGTAGCTGAAATCAAAGAAAAAACCCTGGTCATCCCCAGGCGCTCCCTGCGTTACGATGTCAATAACCCCTATGTGCTGGTCGTCAATAACGGCGTATTGAGCAAGAAAACGGTCACGCTGGGCGTGGAAAAAGAGGATTATGTGGAAATCGTGGTCGGAATCAACCCAACTGACCTGATCGTGATCCGCTCCAGTTCATTTTTGGATGACGGCGCAAAAGTAGAAATAGTCGAAGACGACTCAAAAAGCGCTCCGGCTAACGGGAAGAAATAA
- a CDS encoding efflux RND transporter permease subunit encodes MWLSNTAIKRPVTTIMVITALLIFGIIGFTRLGISLMPNVEVPMVTVSTNWRNSTPEQIEMNVTKPIEDRIGEVEGVKHISSSSQRGDSRITIEFELYRDIEGAAQDVRDAVARAIRALPDDADAPIITKVDINAQPIMQLVVYGDIPVTDIREFTEDTIKPRIQQKPGVGAVQVRGGRTKEVRIWLYRDKLKQYGLTVQDVTLALRAQNLEVPGGKVENQVQELVINTKGRIDHPYHFNDVILAHRDGTPIKIRNIGYAEDGLNDMNSIVRFIDSSKTERLSVGMAVSPQSGANQVAIAKAIRQEVENIRKILPPGVYIDIAFDNSVFIERAIGDVESNLILGAILASLVILLFLQNIGTAIISSLAIPTSIISTFAFMHFMGFTLNTLTMLGLALAVGIVIDDAIIIVENIYRHKEGGKSILDAARDGASEISFAAMAATFALLAVFLPVTFMSGLIGRFFFEFGMTVAFSILISLLVALTLTPMLASRFLHVGIPHFFIFRWFESLMKLLHKFYASIIGWTLKYSLTTISIAMALFLGSLYLVQTLGVEFNPQEDQSRFRISLETPIDYSIEATDRIAKKVINAVKNMPEVDIFVAFVDVNSGSINITLKDRSQRTKTQFELMAEVRRKFSKMPDVRVAVSIAGGFSGFGGGRGGDMQYIIQGPDINVLDSKSNELIDELKKIDGIVDVDRDLRIGKPELDIKIDRERAADMGVSIADISNVIGSTFGGLEVGDYTALGRTYKVRVKAVDSERKIASDVSGISIRSRSGELVELASLISIKPSIGPNAINRTDRERSVNIVANLEGVPLGEAITKLEDIAKRIMPPGYYGRRSGQTEVFGETLYNIAFALVLALIFSYMILAAQFENFIHPFSITLSLPLAIVGALGFLWMGATLTNLRGMTINMMFLIGVILLVGLAKKNAILLIDYTNQLRRGGLDRDEALRQACPVRLRPILMTSIATIAATIPVLFGLGEGSESRRPMAIAIFGGMITSTLLTLVVIPSVYRVFDIIINKFKKSKV; translated from the coding sequence ATGTGGCTTTCTAATACTGCGATAAAAAGACCGGTTACGACCATAATGGTCATCACCGCCCTGCTTATTTTCGGAATAATCGGTTTTACCAGATTAGGCATCTCGCTCATGCCCAATGTCGAAGTACCGATGGTGACCGTATCGACTAACTGGAGAAATTCCACGCCGGAACAGATAGAAATGAACGTTACCAAGCCGATTGAGGACCGCATTGGCGAGGTTGAAGGCGTAAAACATATTTCTTCATCAAGCCAGCGCGGCGACTCGCGCATCACCATAGAATTCGAGTTATACCGGGATATCGAGGGCGCCGCCCAGGATGTCCGCGATGCGGTGGCCAGAGCAATCAGAGCCCTGCCGGACGACGCCGACGCGCCGATTATCACCAAGGTGGATATCAATGCCCAGCCTATCATGCAACTGGTGGTTTACGGCGATATACCGGTAACCGATATCCGTGAGTTCACCGAGGATACCATCAAGCCGCGTATCCAGCAAAAACCCGGCGTCGGCGCCGTGCAGGTGCGCGGAGGCCGGACCAAAGAAGTCCGCATCTGGCTCTACCGCGATAAACTGAAACAGTACGGACTGACGGTCCAGGATGTGACCCTGGCGCTGAGGGCACAGAATCTGGAAGTGCCCGGAGGCAAGGTCGAAAACCAGGTCCAGGAACTGGTAATAAATACCAAGGGCCGGATTGACCACCCCTACCACTTTAATGACGTGATTCTGGCACACCGGGACGGCACCCCAATAAAAATCCGTAATATCGGATATGCCGAAGACGGACTAAACGATATGAATTCCATCGTCCGTTTCATAGACTCATCCAAAACGGAACGTTTAAGCGTCGGCATGGCCGTCTCGCCGCAATCGGGAGCCAACCAGGTGGCCATCGCCAAGGCCATACGGCAGGAAGTGGAAAACATTAGGAAAATCCTGCCGCCCGGCGTATATATCGATATCGCTTTTGATAACTCCGTCTTCATCGAACGGGCTATCGGAGACGTGGAAAGCAATTTAATTCTCGGCGCTATCCTGGCTTCATTGGTCATCCTTTTGTTCCTCCAGAACATCGGCACGGCCATCATCAGCTCCTTGGCCATTCCGACATCCATCATATCCACCTTTGCCTTTATGCATTTCATGGGTTTTACGCTCAATACCCTGACCATGCTGGGTCTGGCCTTGGCCGTCGGCATCGTCATTGATGACGCCATCATCATCGTTGAAAATATCTATCGCCATAAAGAAGGCGGCAAGAGTATACTGGATGCGGCCAGAGACGGCGCCAGTGAAATCAGTTTTGCGGCTATGGCCGCCACCTTTGCCCTGCTGGCCGTCTTTCTGCCCGTCACTTTCATGTCTGGACTAATCGGCAGGTTCTTCTTTGAATTCGGGATGACCGTGGCATTCTCCATCCTTATTTCGCTGCTTGTCGCGTTAACCCTGACGCCGATGCTGGCTTCAAGATTCCTGCATGTCGGCATACCCCATTTCTTTATCTTCAGATGGTTCGAATCCCTGATGAAACTGTTGCATAAATTTTATGCGAGCATCATCGGCTGGACATTGAAATACAGCCTGACCACCATATCCATCGCCATGGCCCTGTTCCTGGGCAGTTTGTACCTAGTCCAGACGCTGGGTGTGGAATTTAATCCGCAGGAAGACCAGTCGCGTTTCAGGATAAGCCTAGAAACCCCGATAGATTACTCCATAGAAGCCACCGACCGGATCGCTAAAAAAGTAATCAATGCCGTCAAAAATATGCCAGAAGTTGATATTTTCGTGGCCTTTGTTGATGTCAATTCAGGCTCAATCAATATCACGCTCAAGGATAGGAGCCAACGGACCAAAACGCAATTTGAGTTGATGGCTGAAGTAAGGCGCAAGTTTTCTAAAATGCCTGACGTGCGTGTGGCCGTCTCAATCGCCGGCGGATTTTCCGGTTTCGGCGGCGGGCGCGGCGGCGATATGCAGTATATCATCCAGGGACCGGATATTAACGTTCTTGACAGTAAATCAAACGAGCTCATTGATGAATTAAAAAAAATAGACGGTATAGTGGACGTGGACCGTGATTTACGCATCGGCAAACCGGAACTGGATATCAAGATTGACCGCGAACGGGCGGCTGATATGGGTGTCTCCATCGCCGATATATCGAATGTCATCGGCTCGACTTTCGGCGGTTTGGAAGTGGGTGATTATACCGCACTGGGCCGGACTTATAAGGTTCGGGTCAAGGCTGTTGACAGCGAGCGTAAAATCGCCAGCGACGTTTCGGGCATAAGCATCCGTTCCAGAAGCGGAGAACTGGTGGAACTGGCCAGTCTGATATCCATAAAACCATCCATAGGACCCAATGCCATAAACCGGACTGACCGGGAACGCTCGGTAAACATCGTGGCTAATCTGGAAGGCGTACCCTTAGGCGAGGCCATCACCAAGCTGGAAGACATCGCAAAAAGAATCATGCCTCCGGGCTATTACGGCAGAAGGTCGGGGCAGACAGAAGTATTCGGAGAGACCCTTTATAATATAGCTTTCGCATTGGTTCTAGCGCTTATTTTCAGCTATATGATTCTGGCGGCGCAATTCGAAAACTTTATTCATCCTTTTTCTATCACGCTGTCCCTGCCGCTGGCCATTGTTGGAGCCCTCGGATTCCTATGGATGGGCGCGACCCTGACCAATCTCCGGGGCATGACCATCAATATGATGTTCTTGATCGGCGTCATATTGCTGGTCGGCCTAGCCAAGAAAAACGCCATCCTGCTGATTGATTATACTAACCAGCTTCGCCGAGGCGGATTAGACCGTGATGAGGCATTAAGGCAAGCCTGCCCGGTTCGGCTAAGACCTATTTTGATGACATCCATTGCCACCATTGCCGCCACCATACCGGTGCTTTTTGGTTTAGGCGAAGGTTCCGAGAGCAGAAGACCAATGGCCATAGCCATCTTTGGCGGAATGATTACCTCGACGCTGCTGACGCTGGTGGTGATACCCTCTGTTTATAGAGTCTTTGACATCATCATAAACAAATTCAAGAAATCAAAGGTCTGA